A genomic window from Aythya fuligula isolate bAytFul2 chromosome 15, bAytFul2.pri, whole genome shotgun sequence includes:
- the KCNJ12 gene encoding ATP-sensitive inward rectifier potassium channel 12 yields the protein MTAGRVNPYSIVSSEEDGLRLTTMPGINGFGNGKIHTRRKCRNRFVKKNGQCNVEFTNMDDKPQRYIADMFTTCVDIRWRYMLLLFSLAFLVSWLLFGLIFWLIALIHGDLENPGGDDTFKPCVLQVNGFVAAFLFSIETQTTIGYGFRCVTEECPLAVFMVVVQSIVGCIIDSFMIGAIMAKMARPKKRAQTLLFSHNAVVAMRDGKLCLMWRVGNLRKSHIVEAHVRAQLIKPRITEEGEYIPLDQIDIDVGFDKGLDRIFLVSPITILHEINEDSPLFGISRQDLETDDFEIVVILEGMVEATAMTTQARSSYLASEILWGHRFEPVLFEEKNQYKVDYSHFHKTYEVPSTPRCSAKDLVENKFLLPSTNSFCYENELAFMSRDEDEEDDDSRGLDDLSPDNRHEFDRLQATIALDQRSYRRESEI from the coding sequence ATGACTGCAGGCAGAGTCAACCCCTACAGCATCGTGTCCTCCGAGGAAGACGGGCTGAGGTTGACCACCATGCCAGGAATCAACGGCTTTGGCAATGGGAAAATCCACACCAGGAGGAAATGCAGGAACAGGTTTGTAAAGAAGAACGGCCAGTGCAACGTGGAGTTCACCAACATGGATGACAAGCCGCAGAGGTACATCGCAGACATGTTCACCACGTGCGTCGACATCCGTTGGAGGTATATGCTCTTGCTCTTCTCCCTGGCGTTTCTGGTGTCCTGGTTATTGTTTGGGCTGATTTTCTGGCTAATTGCACTCATTCATGGAGATCTAGAAAACCCAGGTGGAGACGATACCTTCAAGCCTTGCGTTCTGCAGGTCAATGGCTTTGtggctgcttttctgttctccatTGAGACCCAAACGACTATTGGTTACGGCTTCCGCTGCGTGACGGAGGAGTGCCCGCTCGCTGTCTTCATGGTGGTGGTTCAGTCCATCGTGGGGTGTATAATTGACTCTTTCATGATTGGTGCAATAATGGCAAAGATGGCCAGGCCCAAAAAACGGGCCCAGACATTACTTTTCAGCCATAACGCGGTAGTGGCAATGAGAGATGGGAAACTCTGCCTGATGTGGAGAGTTGGGAACCTCCGGAAAAGCCACATAGTAGAAGCCCACGTACGAGCTCAGTTAATTAAGCCCAGGATCACGGAAGAAGGGGAGTACATACCCCTCGACCAAATAGACATCGACGTGGGGTTTGATAAAGGCTTGGACCGTATCTTCTTGGTGTCCCCCATCACCATTCTCCACGAGATCAACGAAGACAGCCCCCTGTTCGGGATCAGCCGCCAGGACTTAGAGACGGACGACTTTGAGATCGTGGTCATCCTGGAAGGCATGGTGGAAGCCACCGCGATGACGACGCAAGCTCGGAGCTCCTACCTGGCCAGCGAGATCCTGTGGGGCCACCGCTTCGAGCCCGTCTTGTTCGAGGAGAAAAACCAGTACAAAGTAGACTATTCCCACTTCCACAAAACCTACGAGGTCCCGTCCACCCCCCGCTGCAGCGCCAAGGACTTGGTGGAGAACAAATTCCTCCTGCCGAGCACCAACTCCTTCTGCTACGAGAACGAGCTGGCCTTCATGAGCCGCGACGAGGATGAGGAGGACGATGACAGCAGGGGTTTGGATGACCTGAGCCCAGACAACAGGCACGAGTTCGACCGGCTTCAAGCGACGATAGCGCTGGATCAGAGGTCGTACCGGAGGGAGTCGGAAATATGA